In a single window of the Methanofollis ethanolicus genome:
- a CDS encoding PKD domain-containing protein, with product MASAAAPTADFTAGPTAGTAPLAVSFTDHSTGDPTGWAWFFGDEDYTEPWTEVTGSAGWPACDSSAAAALPNGHILVMGGTDDNGYPQNDTWRSTNGGETWTKVNASSGWTGRYNPAAVALPDGSVIIMGGMDVHGYPQNDTWRSTDEGTTWEQLPNATWTGREGSAAVALSDGSVLVMGGYYGYPQIYLNDTWRSTDKGATWEQLPNAGWSAREGMKAVALPDGSVIVMGGGYGGYPETCLNDTWRSTDGGETWTEMTDSAGWTARYGSAAAALPDGSVIVMGGYDGYSVSGDPINLNDVWRSTDRGTTWEQLPSANWTARYGSTAAALPDGSVIVMGGAGSPTNLMNDVWRFQPEGSNEQDPNHTYASAGTYTVTLQAYNNDGAMRATENITVPVLIAPTASFTADPISGTAPLTVTFNDTSAGKPTGWSWNFGDGIIATGQNQTHTYEDAGTYTVSLTVENGAGTNASSQAITVLPPPPTAAFTADPTTGTAPLAVSFTDTSAGDPSGRAWFFGDENYTEAWTEVTDSAGWSKRFRHAAAALPDGSVIIMGGCDGSNYLNDTWRSTNGGETWTKVNASAGWTVRDGHAAVALPDGSVIIMGGCDGSGNYLNDTWRSTNGGTTWTEVNASAGWPARDGHAAVALPDGSVIVMGGYDGNNCLNDTWRSTNNGKTWEQVPNANWTARYGSAAVALPDGHVLVMGGDSGNYLNDTWRSTDGGTTWTEVNASAGWSARKYLAAVALPDGSVLVMGGYDDSCNDRNDVWRSTDEGETWEQLPDANWTERESHAAVTLPDGSVIIMGGCWYDGDKNNYLNDVWRFQPEGSNEQNPTHTYESAGTYTVTLQAYNDGGATRATGNITVAVPVAPTAAFNATPTDGNAPLTVNFTDNSVGDPTSWSWNFGDGTNSTGQNQTHTYTVPGTYTVSLNASNAHGFNVSTVTDAVRVLPAPVAGLTFTPTDGNAPLTVNFSDSSTGNVTAWAWDFGDGTNSTEQNPNHTYTVPGTYTVSLNASNVYGFNVSTVSDAVAALAPPVAGFTFTPTDGNAPLNVTFSDNSTGNVTAWTWNFGDGTNSTEQNATHTYTVPGTYTVSLNASNTYAFNVSTIAEAVRVLPAPVAGFTFNPTEGNAPLTVNFSDNSTGNVTARLWDFGDGTTSIEQNATHTYAVPGTYTVSLNASNTYGFNVSTIADAVVALAPPVAGFTFTPTDGNAPLNVTFTDNSTGNVTAWAWNFGDGTNSTGQNPNHIYTVPGTYNVSLNASNAHGFNVSTVTDAVRVLPAPIAGFTFTPTEGNAPLSVTFSDNSTGNVTAWAWNFGDGTNSTGQNPNHTYTVPGTYTVSLNASNVYGFNVSTVTDAVVALAPPVAGFTFTPTDGNAPLNVTFTDNSTGNVTAWAWNFGDGTTSIEQNPNHTYASAGTYTVSLNASNAYAFNVSTIAEAVRVLPAPIAGFTFNPTEGNAPLNVTFSDNSTGNVTAWAWDFGDGTTSIEQNPNHTYASAGTYTVSLNASNVYGFNVSTIAEAVHVLPAPIAGFTFTPTEGNAPLNVTFSDNSTGNVTAWAWNFGDGTNSTEQNPNHSYASAGTYTVSLNASNVYGFNVSTVTDAVHVLPAPVAGFTFTPTEGNAPLNVTFSDNSTGNVTAWAWNFGDGTNSTEQNATHTYTVPGTYTVTLNASNTYGLNVSTANITVSSPSSHSGSSSGGSSNLAARSASNIPAGGDASLTFSGQAIYGIGVTAGESIPNLLVTIGESSLPSNVTAPAETVYEYDEVTLYHTTDDAIESASLLFTVPKTWLEENNLDPADVVLYRYHDGEWQALPTEAASEDATSWHFSAQSPGFCLFAIGGDRTTPAAVETTSAGAQAGTTETTQPVTTVETTSTPTEAAEPFPITLLICGAAVLIVTAFVLRKRG from the coding sequence ATGGCAAGCGCGGCGGCCCCGACCGCGGACTTCACCGCAGGCCCGACCGCGGGCACGGCACCTCTCGCCGTCTCCTTCACCGATCACTCCACCGGCGACCCGACCGGGTGGGCCTGGTTCTTCGGCGACGAGGACTACACCGAACCCTGGACTGAGGTGACCGGCAGCGCCGGGTGGCCGGCATGCGATAGCTCTGCGGCGGCCGCACTCCCGAACGGCCACATCCTCGTCATGGGCGGCACGGATGACAACGGGTATCCTCAGAACGACACCTGGCGCTCCACAAACGGGGGCGAAACCTGGACAAAAGTGAATGCAAGCTCTGGATGGACGGGACGCTACAACCCTGCGGCGGTCGCACTCCCTGACGGCAGCGTCATCATCATGGGCGGCATGGATGTCCACGGGTATCCTCAGAACGACACCTGGCGCTCGACAGACGAGGGCACAACCTGGGAGCAGTTACCCAACGCCACCTGGACGGGACGCGAGGGCTCTGCCGCGGTCGCACTCTCCGACGGAAGCGTCCTCGTCATGGGCGGGTATTATGGATACCCGCAGATCTATCTGAACGACACCTGGCGCTCCACAGACAAGGGCGCAACCTGGGAGCAGTTACCCAACGCCGGATGGTCGGCACGGGAAGGCATGAAGGCGGTCGCACTCCCTGACGGCAGCGTCATCGTCATGGGCGGCGGATATGGTGGATACCCGGAGACATGTCTGAACGACACCTGGCGCTCAACAGACGGGGGCGAAACCTGGACAGAAATGACCGACAGCGCCGGATGGACGGCACGGTACGGCTCTGCCGCGGCCGCACTCCCTGACGGCAGCGTCATCGTCATGGGCGGGTATGACGGGTATTCTGTCTCCGGTGACCCGATCAATCTGAACGACGTCTGGCGCTCCACAGACAGGGGCACAACCTGGGAACAGTTACCCAGCGCCAACTGGACGGCACGGTACGGCTCTACCGCGGCCGCACTCCCTGACGGCAGCGTCATCGTCATGGGCGGCGCGGGGAGCCCAACCAATCTGATGAACGACGTCTGGCGCTTCCAGCCGGAAGGGTCGAATGAGCAGGACCCGAACCACACCTACGCAAGCGCCGGGACCTACACCGTCACCCTCCAGGCGTACAACAACGACGGGGCCATGCGGGCGACTGAAAACATCACGGTCCCCGTCCTGATCGCTCCGACCGCGTCCTTCACCGCAGACCCGATTTCGGGTACCGCTCCCCTCACCGTCACCTTCAACGACACCTCGGCAGGCAAACCGACCGGGTGGTCATGGAACTTCGGCGACGGCATCATCGCCACCGGGCAGAACCAGACCCACACCTACGAGGATGCAGGCACCTACACCGTCTCCCTGACCGTCGAGAACGGAGCAGGCACGAACGCATCCTCGCAGGCGATCACGGTCCTGCCCCCGCCCCCCACAGCAGCATTCACCGCCGACCCGACCACGGGCACGGCACCTCTCGCCGTCTCCTTCACCGACACCTCGGCAGGCGACCCGAGCGGGCGGGCATGGTTCTTCGGCGACGAGAACTACACCGAGGCCTGGACCGAGGTGACCGACAGCGCCGGATGGTCGAAACGGTTCCGCCATGCGGCGGCCGCACTCCCCGACGGCAGCGTCATCATCATGGGGGGGTGTGATGGCTCGAACTATCTGAACGACACCTGGCGCTCGACAAACGGGGGCGAAACCTGGACCAAGGTGAACGCAAGCGCCGGATGGACGGTACGCGACGGCCATGCTGCGGTCGCACTCCCCGACGGCAGCGTCATCATCATGGGGGGGTGTGATGGCTCCGGAAACTATCTGAACGACACCTGGCGCTCGACAAACGGGGGCACAACCTGGACCGAGGTGAACGCAAGCGCCGGGTGGCCGGCACGCGACGGCCATGCCGCGGTCGCACTCCCAGACGGCAGCGTCATCGTCATGGGCGGGTATGATGGCAACAACTGTTTGAACGACACCTGGCGCTCCACAAACAATGGCAAAACCTGGGAGCAGGTACCCAACGCCAACTGGACGGCACGCTACGGCTCTGCCGCGGTCGCACTCCCCGACGGCCACGTCCTCGTCATGGGCGGTGACTCCGGGAACTATCTGAACGACACCTGGCGCTCCACAGACGGGGGCACAACCTGGACCGAGGTGAATGCAAGCGCCGGATGGTCGGCACGAAAATACCTGGCGGCGGTCGCACTCCCTGACGGCAGCGTCCTTGTCATGGGCGGGTATGATGACTCCTGTAACGATCGGAACGACGTCTGGCGCTCGACAGACGAGGGCGAAACCTGGGAGCAGTTACCAGACGCAAACTGGACGGAACGCGAGAGCCATGCCGCGGTCACGCTCCCTGACGGCAGCGTCATCATCATGGGCGGGTGCTGGTATGATGGCGATAAGAACAACTATCTGAACGACGTCTGGCGCTTCCAGCCGGAAGGGTCGAACGAGCAGAACCCGACGCACACCTATGAGTCGGCGGGCACCTACACCGTCACCCTCCAGGCGTACAACGACGGCGGGGCCACACGGGCGACCGGAAACATCACAGTCGCCGTCCCGGTCGCTCCGACCGCGGCATTCAATGCAACCCCGACCGACGGCAACGCTCCTCTGACGGTGAACTTCACCGATAACTCGGTCGGCGACCCGACCTCGTGGTCATGGAACTTCGGGGACGGCACAAACTCGACCGGGCAGAACCAGACCCACACCTACACTGTTCCGGGAACCTACACGGTTTCCCTGAACGCGAGCAACGCCCACGGGTTCAACGTCTCCACGGTCACCGATGCCGTCCGCGTCCTCCCGGCGCCGGTGGCAGGGCTCACCTTCACTCCCACCGACGGCAACGCTCCCCTGACGGTGAACTTCTCCGACAGCTCCACCGGGAACGTCACCGCCTGGGCGTGGGACTTCGGGGACGGGACAAACTCGACCGAGCAGAACCCGAACCACACCTACACTGTTCCGGGAACCTACACGGTTTCCCTGAACGCGAGCAACGTCTACGGGTTCAACGTTTCAACCGTTTCCGATGCGGTTGCCGCCCTTGCTCCGCCGGTGGCAGGGTTCACCTTCACTCCCACCGACGGCAACGCTCCCCTGAACGTCACCTTCTCCGACAACTCCACCGGGAACGTTACCGCCTGGACGTGGAACTTCGGGGACGGCACAAACTCGACCGAGCAGAACGCAACGCACACCTACACTGTTCCGGGAACCTACACCGTCTCCCTGAACGCGAGCAACACCTACGCGTTCAACGTCTCCACGATCGCTGAGGCCGTCCGCGTCCTCCCGGCACCGGTGGCAGGGTTCACCTTCAATCCCACCGAAGGCAACGCTCCCCTGACGGTGAACTTCTCCGACAACTCGACCGGGAACGTCACCGCTCGTCTCTGGGACTTCGGGGACGGTACCACCTCAATTGAGCAGAACGCAACGCACACCTACGCTGTTCCGGGGACCTACACCGTCTCCCTGAACGCGAGCAACACCTACGGGTTCAACGTCTCCACGATCGCCGATGCGGTTGTCGCCCTTGCTCCGCCGGTTGCGGGTTTCACCTTCACTCCCACCGACGGCAACGCTCCCCTGAACGTCACCTTCACCGATAACTCCACCGGGAACGTGACAGCCTGGGCATGGAACTTCGGGGACGGCACAAACTCGACCGGGCAGAACCCGAACCACATCTACACTGTTCCGGGAACCTACAACGTCTCCCTGAACGCGAGCAACGCCCACGGGTTCAACGTCTCCACGGTCACCGATGCCGTCCGCGTCCTCCCGGCGCCGATCGCTGGATTCACCTTCACCCCAACCGAAGGCAACGCTCCCCTGAGCGTCACCTTCTCCGACAACTCGACCGGGAACGTGACAGCCTGGGCGTGGAACTTCGGCGACGGCACAAACTCAACCGGCCAGAACCCGAACCACACCTACACTGTTCCGGGAACCTACACCGTCTCCCTGAACGCAAGCAACGTCTACGGGTTCAATGTCTCCACGGTCACCGATGCGGTTGTCGCCCTTGCTCCGCCGGTGGCAGGGTTCACCTTCACTCCCACCGACGGCAACGCCCCCCTGAACGTCACCTTCACCGATAACTCCACCGGGAACGTGACAGCCTGGGCATGGAACTTCGGCGACGGCACCACCTCAATTGAGCAGAACCCGAACCACACCTACGCAAGCGCAGGAACCTACACGGTCTCCCTGAACGCAAGCAACGCATACGCGTTCAACGTCTCCACGATCGCTGAGGCCGTCCGCGTCCTCCCGGCACCGATCGCTGGATTCACCTTCAATCCCACCGAAGGCAACGCTCCCCTGAACGTCACCTTCTCCGACAACTCGACCGGGAACGTGACAGCCTGGGCGTGGGACTTCGGGGACGGTACCACCTCAATTGAGCAGAACCCGAACCACACCTACGCAAGCGCGGGAACCTACACGGTTTCCCTGAACGCAAGCAACGTCTACGGGTTCAACGTCTCCACGATCGCTGAGGCCGTCCACGTCCTCCCGGCGCCGATCGCTGGATTCACCTTCACCCCAACCGAAGGCAACGCTCCCCTGAACGTCACCTTCTCCGACAACTCCACCGGGAACGTGACAGCCTGGGCATGGAACTTCGGGGACGGGACAAACTCGACCGAGCAGAACCCGAACCACTCCTACGCAAGCGCGGGAACCTACACGGTTTCCCTGAACGCAAGCAACGTCTACGGGTTCAACGTCTCCACGGTCACCGATGCCGTTCACGTCCTCCCGGCACCGGTGGCAGGGTTCACCTTCACCCCAACCGAAGGCAACGCTCCCCTGAACGTCACCTTCTCCGATAACTCCACCGGGAACGTGACAGCCTGGGCATGGAACTTCGGGGACGGGACAAACTCGACCGAGCAGAACGCAACGCACACCTACACTGTTCCGGGAACCTACACCGTCACCCTGAACGCGAGCAACACCTACGGGCTCAATGTTTCAACCGCAAACATCACCGTCTCAAGCCCCTCATCCCATAGCGGCAGTTCCAGCGGGGGTTCTTCCAACCTCGCTGCCAGATCGGCGAGCAACATCCCGGCAGGCGGGGACGCCTCCCTGACGTTCTCAGGTCAGGCCATCTACGGGATCGGCGTGACGGCCGGCGAGAGCATCCCCAATCTTCTGGTCACGATCGGAGAGAGCAGTCTGCCCTCCAACGTGACAGCCCCGGCCGAAACGGTCTATGAATACGACGAGGTGACACTCTACCACACGACCGACGATGCGATCGAGAGCGCCTCCCTCCTCTTCACGGTCCCAAAGACGTGGCTGGAGGAGAACAACCTCGACCCGGCTGACGTGGTGCTGTACCGCTACCACGACGGCGAATGGCAGGCCCTGCCCACCGAAGCCGCCAGTGAGGACGCGACCTCCTGGCACTTCTCGGCACAGAGCCCTGGCTTCTGCCTCTTTGCGATCGGCGGAGACAGGACGACGCCCGCCGCGGTCGAAACCACGAGTGCCGGCGCACAGGCAGGGACGACCGAAACCACCCAGCCGGTGACGACAGTCGAAACGACCTCTACCCCAACTGAGGCTGCAGAGCCCTTCCCCATCACGCTCCTCATCTGCGGGGCGGCAGTCCTCATCGTCACGGCCTTCGTCCTCAGGAAGAGGGGATAA
- a CDS encoding amino acid ABC transporter permease: MDTFVFLTTILLPALFEGLIVTLELIVAAAPFGAILGIGVALGRTYGGRWLSLLLRGYVAFIKGCPLLLLLFILYFGLPSIGIRLSPILASVIGFVFCNSAYNSEYIRGALLSVKEGQMIAAQALGMSRWQSIRYIILPQALRRAIPGMTNEFIYLIKYSSLAFMITAIELTGAGKLVATKYFLFNETFAVIAVVYLFLVTVTTIAANQIEKKFAVPT; this comes from the coding sequence ATGGACACCTTCGTCTTTCTGACAACGATCCTCCTGCCGGCCCTCTTCGAAGGGCTGATCGTGACCCTCGAACTGATCGTGGCAGCGGCGCCCTTCGGTGCCATCCTCGGGATCGGCGTCGCCCTCGGGAGAACCTACGGGGGCCGCTGGCTCTCACTGCTGTTGCGGGGGTATGTCGCCTTCATCAAGGGCTGTCCGCTCCTCCTGCTCCTCTTCATCCTGTACTTCGGCCTCCCCTCTATCGGGATCAGGCTCTCTCCCATCCTTGCCTCGGTGATCGGGTTCGTCTTCTGCAACTCGGCCTATAATTCTGAGTATATCAGGGGCGCCCTCCTCTCGGTGAAGGAAGGACAGATGATCGCCGCCCAGGCCCTCGGCATGAGCCGCTGGCAGTCGATCCGGTATATCATCCTCCCGCAGGCCCTCCGCCGTGCGATCCCGGGGATGACGAACGAGTTCATCTACCTGATCAAGTACTCCTCACTCGCGTTCATGATCACGGCCATCGAACTGACCGGGGCCGGAAAACTGGTGGCGACGAAGTACTTCCTCTTCAACGAGACCTTTGCGGTGATCGCGGTCGTCTACCTCTTCCTGGTCACGGTGACGACCATCGCCGCCAACCAGATCGAGAAGAAGTTCGCCGTCCCGACATGA
- a CDS encoding amino acid ABC transporter ATP-binding protein, with translation MGADKYILRVEEIHKAYGDREVLKGVSFAVRKGETKVFIGPSGTGKSTLLRCINQLTLPDQGRVFLNDEEVTNSGARINYFRQKIGMVFQNFYLFDHLTAVRNVEVALLKVKKMDAASAREKALAELRRVGMEDWADHYPAELSGGQAQRVSIARALAMDPDVILFDEPTSALDPELTREVLEVMKNLARQGMTMLVVTHEMGFALSVANEVLFMEHGKVVEQGTPAQLLNDAAFTRTKNFIGKFRDYNGD, from the coding sequence ATGGGTGCAGACAAGTATATCCTCCGCGTCGAGGAGATCCACAAGGCGTATGGCGACCGTGAGGTGTTGAAGGGCGTCTCCTTCGCTGTGCGGAAAGGGGAGACGAAGGTGTTCATCGGGCCTTCGGGCACAGGGAAGAGCACGCTTCTCCGGTGCATCAACCAGTTGACCCTGCCCGACCAGGGCCGCGTCTTCCTGAACGACGAGGAGGTGACGAACTCCGGCGCCCGGATCAACTATTTCCGGCAGAAGATCGGGATGGTTTTCCAGAACTTCTACCTCTTCGACCACCTGACCGCGGTGCGGAATGTGGAGGTCGCACTCCTGAAGGTGAAGAAGATGGACGCGGCGTCGGCGCGGGAGAAGGCCCTTGCGGAACTGCGGCGTGTCGGCATGGAGGACTGGGCCGACCACTATCCTGCCGAACTCTCCGGCGGCCAGGCGCAGCGCGTCTCGATCGCCCGCGCCCTTGCGATGGACCCCGACGTGATCCTCTTCGACGAACCGACCTCGGCCCTTGACCCGGAACTGACCCGCGAGGTGCTCGAGGTCATGAAGAACCTTGCACGCCAGGGGATGACGATGCTCGTCGTCACTCATGAGATGGGATTCGCCCTGTCGGTGGCAAACGAGGTCCTCTTCATGGAGCACGGGAAGGTCGTGGAGCAGGGGACGCCCGCACAACTCCTGAACGACGCGGCGTTTACGAGAACGAAGAACTTCATCGGGAAGTTCAGAGACTATAACGGGGACTGA
- a CDS encoding amino acid ABC transporter permease → MDVIAILLDWFPFLFGGLIETLGLVLASLGVGLIFGLPMALGQIYGSRLIKSVISVYVWFFRGLPVLVLLFLFFLGIFPSLNMGNAPPFVVAVVVLGLRGAAYQSQIFRGAIQSISEGQMTAARSLGMTRFQAIRHIILPQAMRIALPGWSNEYPTVLTDTAICYAIGVQELLTRTTYIVAQTYITMPIYLAAAGIYILLNYAGMKVLTVLEKKTSIPGFGQGAL, encoded by the coding sequence ATGGACGTCATAGCTATCCTGCTGGACTGGTTCCCCTTCCTTTTCGGGGGTCTTATAGAAACACTGGGTCTTGTCCTGGCCTCTCTCGGGGTCGGGCTGATCTTCGGCCTTCCCATGGCTCTCGGCCAGATCTACGGGAGCAGGCTGATAAAAAGTGTGATCTCGGTATATGTCTGGTTCTTCAGGGGTCTACCGGTGCTCGTGCTCCTCTTCCTTTTCTTCCTGGGCATCTTCCCCTCGCTGAACATGGGTAACGCCCCTCCTTTTGTTGTGGCCGTTGTGGTACTCGGTCTCCGCGGGGCGGCGTATCAGTCCCAGATCTTCCGGGGTGCGATCCAGTCGATCAGCGAGGGGCAGATGACTGCGGCGCGGTCCCTTGGCATGACCCGCTTCCAGGCGATCAGGCACATCATCCTGCCGCAGGCGATGCGGATCGCCCTGCCCGGATGGTCGAACGAGTACCCGACGGTGCTGACCGATACGGCCATCTGTTATGCGATCGGGGTGCAGGAACTCCTGACACGGACGACATACATCGTGGCGCAGACCTATATCACAATGCCCATCTATCTGGCCGCGGCCGGGATCTATATCCTCCTGAACTACGCGGGCATGAAGGTGCTCACCGTGCTTGAAAAGAAGACCAGCATTCCAGGCTTCGGACAGGGGGCTCTATAA
- a CDS encoding ABC transporter substrate-binding protein, producing the protein MNAKMCGVLLVLVLAVATCFAGCTGSQTPAGPGSETGGVNETPLYVVGVDGAYPPYASIQKDGTITGLDVESIQWIAEKKGFRVKIQPMDWDGIIPALNAHKIDMVYSGMTITPERLEAVNFSIPYLTINQSFAIRNNSAVTMADIEAGKAVIGAQRGTTGAYWVEENLIETGKMPKENLKLYDNFPLAITDLVNERIDATVYDRPPHLSAIEGKPAHIIGEIYTGENYGVAIRKDDSELLATINEGLTELMASPKWQELLEKYEMN; encoded by the coding sequence ATGAACGCGAAGATGTGCGGTGTCCTGCTGGTGCTCGTGCTCGCCGTTGCAACCTGTTTTGCAGGCTGTACCGGTAGCCAGACTCCTGCGGGCCCGGGTTCTGAAACCGGCGGCGTCAATGAGACGCCCCTCTATGTGGTCGGTGTCGACGGGGCGTACCCGCCCTATGCATCCATCCAGAAGGACGGCACGATCACCGGTCTCGATGTCGAGTCCATCCAGTGGATCGCCGAGAAGAAAGGCTTCCGCGTGAAGATCCAGCCGATGGACTGGGACGGTATCATCCCGGCACTCAATGCCCACAAGATCGACATGGTCTACTCGGGCATGACCATCACCCCCGAGCGCCTGGAAGCGGTGAACTTCTCCATTCCGTACCTGACGATCAACCAGTCCTTTGCCATCCGCAACAACTCCGCCGTTACGATGGCCGATATCGAGGCGGGCAAGGCCGTGATCGGTGCCCAGCGCGGGACGACCGGTGCCTACTGGGTCGAGGAGAACCTGATCGAGACGGGCAAGATGCCGAAGGAGAACCTGAAGCTCTACGACAACTTCCCGCTGGCCATCACCGACCTCGTTAACGAGAGGATCGATGCCACGGTCTATGACCGGCCCCCCCACCTGAGTGCGATCGAGGGCAAGCCCGCCCATATCATCGGCGAGATCTACACCGGCGAGAACTATGGTGTCGCCATCCGCAAGGATGACTCCGAACTCCTCGCCACCATCAATGAGGGACTCACCGAACTGATGGCATCGCCGAAGTGGCAGGAACTCCTTGAGAAATACGAGATGAACTGA
- a CDS encoding SLC5/6 family protein, whose translation MFILAVVGSVVGLLFMTNAGLYWLEIIDHYINNFLILFIGLCEAIVIGYIYGAPKMCEFVNRFSDRKVGCWWDLCIWVVLPLFLGTAIVLNTIDGIANPYGDGTLSCQPRRLGEWSSSSPFSRSSSRTPSGIAMAWKQRKRPLTDPFVPLFFA comes from the coding sequence ATGTTTATCCTCGCGGTCGTCGGCTCTGTCGTCGGCCTGCTCTTCATGACCAATGCAGGCCTGTACTGGCTTGAAATCATCGACCACTACATCAACAACTTCCTGATCCTCTTCATCGGCCTCTGTGAGGCTATTGTCATCGGCTATATCTACGGCGCCCCGAAAATGTGCGAGTTCGTCAACCGGTTCTCCGACCGGAAGGTCGGGTGCTGGTGGGACCTCTGTATCTGGGTCGTCCTCCCGCTTTTCCTCGGGACCGCCATCGTGCTCAACACTATCGACGGTATCGCCAACCCCTATGGCGACGGCACCCTCTCCTGCCAACCTCGTCGGCTGGGCGAGTGGTCATCGTCCTCCCCGTTCTCTCGCTCCTCGTCTCGTACGCCCTCAGGAATTGCAATGGCGTGGAAGCAGAGAAAAAGGCCTCTGACTGACCCTTTCGTCCCCCTCTTTTTTGCGTGA
- a CDS encoding amino acid ABC transporter permease, with amino-acid sequence MTDVTFFTGVLLPALLKGGIVSLQLIALAAPFGLMAGIAIAVGRTYGGPIVSGLCRGYIIFFKGCPLLLLLFILYFGLPSLGITLPAFVAAVIGFILCNGAYNSEYIRGALLSVKEGQMIAAQAIGMSRWQSIRYIILPQALRRAIPGVSNEFIYLIKYSSLAYLVTVTELTGAAKIAAAKYFVYFEAFTLVGIFYLILVSIATVAAGVLEKKLAIPGFSGR; translated from the coding sequence ATGACTGACGTTACTTTTTTTACGGGGGTCCTTCTCCCCGCCCTCCTGAAGGGCGGGATCGTCTCCCTCCAGTTGATCGCCCTTGCCGCCCCCTTCGGTCTTATGGCCGGGATCGCCATCGCCGTCGGCAGGACGTACGGCGGCCCGATCGTCTCCGGCCTCTGCCGCGGCTATATCATCTTTTTCAAGGGTTGTCCGCTCCTCCTGCTCCTCTTCATCCTGTACTTCGGACTCCCGTCTCTCGGCATCACCCTCCCGGCCTTTGTGGCGGCGGTGATCGGTTTCATCCTCTGTAATGGGGCATATAACTCCGAATATATCAGGGGCGCCCTCCTCTCGGTGAAGGAGGGGCAGATGATCGCAGCCCAGGCCATCGGCATGAGCCGCTGGCAGTCGATCCGCTATATCATCCTCCCGCAGGCCCTCCGCCGTGCGATCCCCGGCGTCTCCAATGAGTTCATCTACCTGATCAAGTACTCCTCCCTCGCGTACCTGGTCACGGTCACGGAACTGACCGGGGCCGCGAAGATTGCCGCCGCGAAGTACTTCGTCTATTTCGAGGCATTTACCCTCGTCGGGATCTTCTACCTCATTCTCGTCAGCATTGCGACGGTCGCGGCCGGCGTCCTGGAGAAGAAACTTGCCATCCCCGGTTTTTCCGGGAGATGA
- a CDS encoding amino acid ABC transporter ATP-binding protein has protein sequence MGADKYILRVEEIHKAYGDREVLKGVSFAVRKGETKVFIGPSGTGKSTLLRCINQLTLPDQGRVFLNDEEVTNSGARINYFRQKIGMVFQNFYLFDHLTAVRNVEVALLKVKKMDAASAREKALAELRRVGMEDWADHYPAELSGGQAQRVSIARALAMDPDVILFDEPTSALDPELTREVLEVMKNLARQGMTMLVVTHEMGFALSVANEILFMEHGKITERGSPAQVRDDPAFARMRKFIGKFGDFGDGSGQEND, from the coding sequence ATGGGTGCAGACAAGTATATCCTCCGCGTCGAGGAGATCCACAAGGCGTATGGCGACCGTGAGGTGCTGAAGGGCGTCTCCTTCGCTGTGCGGAAAGGGGAGACGAAGGTGTTCATCGGGCCTTCGGGCACAGGGAAGAGCACGCTTCTCCGGTGCATCAACCAGTTGACCCTGCCCGACCAGGGCCGCGTCTTCCTGAACGACGAGGAGGTGACGAACTCCGGCGCCCGCATCAACTATTTCCGGCAGAAGATCGGGATGGTTTTCCAGAACTTCTACCTCTTCGACCACCTGACCGCGGTGCGGAACGTGGAGGTCGCCCTCCTGAAGGTGAAGAAGATGGACGCGGCGTCGGCGCGGGAGAAGGCCCTTGCGGAACTGCGGCGTGTCGGCATGGAGGACTGGGCCGACCACTATCCTGCCGAACTCTCCGGCGGCCAGGCGCAGCGTGTCTCGATCGCCCGCGCCCTTGCGATGGACCCCGACGTGATCCTCTTCGACGAACCGACCTCGGCCCTCGACCCGGAACTGACCCGCGAGGTGCTCGAAGTGATGAAAAACCTCGCACGCCAGGGGATGACGATGCTCGTCGTCACTCATGAGATGGGATTTGCCCTGTCGGTGGCAAACGAGATCCTCTTCATGGAGCACGGGAAGATCACCGAACGCGGCTCTCCTGCACAGGTCAGGGATGACCCGGCATTTGCACGGATGCGGAAGTTCATAGGGAAGTTCGGAGATTTCGGAGACGGTTCTGGACAAGAGAATGACTGA